Sequence from the bacterium genome:
ACCAAGATATCAGCCGCCGCCCGGCTCAGGCAGTCGGTATATCCCGGCAGTTCCGACTACCGCCTGTTGTACGGCGAATCCGACGGCCTGCCCGGCCTGCTGGTGGACCGCTACGGCGACCAGCTGGTGATGGAGATCATGTCGCTGGGCATGGACATCCGGCGGGACCTGATAGTGGAAGCCCTGACCGAAGTGCTGCACCCGGCCTGTATCTACGAGCGGAGCGACAGCTACTCCCGGGTGCTGGAAGGCCTAAGGGAGACCGAGAGCGTGCTGCTGGGGGCGTTGAAGCCCGAGGTGGTGATAGAGGAGAACGGGCTGAAATTCGCCGTCAACATCAAGCACGGCCAGAAGACCGGGTGGTTCTACGACCAGCGCGACAACCGGCTGGCCCTGCGCCAGTACGTGAAGGGCAAGAGCGTGCTGGACTGCTTCTGCCATACCGGGGGCTTTGCCCTTAACGCCGCGGCCGCCGGGGCCAAATCCGTCCTGGGGCTGGACATCTCGGACCGGGCGATCGAGCAGGCCATCAAAAGCGCCGGGCTGAACAATCTTTCGGGCCTGTGTCAGTTCGAGTCGGCCGATGTGCTGCACACCTTAAAAGAGCGGGTGGAGAGCGGGGAAAAATACGACGTGGTGATCCTGGACCCGCCGGCCTTTGCCAAGAACAAGAAATCCATCGAGTCCGCCTTAAAGGGCTACAAGGAAATAAACTTAAGGGCCATGAAACTGCTGTCCCCCGGCGGGATCCTGCTGTCCTGCTCCTGCTCCTACCACGTGGATGACGAGCAGTTCAAGGTGATGCTGGTGGACGCAGCCCGGGACGCCAACCGGACCCTGAAACTGCTGGAGTTCCGGCACCAGTCCAAGGACCACCCGGTGCT
This genomic interval carries:
- a CDS encoding class I SAM-dependent rRNA methyltransferase, translated to MQKITLRKNQERRIKSGHPWVFSNEIDKLPDNLTPGQTAQVYDSRGYIVGSGFYNPKSLIAVRLYSRGALELDLELMVTKISAAARLRQSVYPGSSDYRLLYGESDGLPGLLVDRYGDQLVMEIMSLGMDIRRDLIVEALTEVLHPACIYERSDSYSRVLEGLRETESVLLGALKPEVVIEENGLKFAVNIKHGQKTGWFYDQRDNRLALRQYVKGKSVLDCFCHTGGFALNAAAAGAKSVLGLDISDRAIEQAIKSAGLNNLSGLCQFESADVLHTLKERVESGEKYDVVILDPPAFAKNKKSIESALKGYKEINLRAMKLLSPGGILLSCSCSYHVDDEQFKVMLVDAARDANRTLKLLEFRHQSKDHPVLLACRETQYLKCAIMVVE